ACTTGGTCTAATCAATTTGATTATGGGGTTAGGGTTACCCACGCCAACTGGTGGTAGTACTACAACAGTGGCAGATCGCACTGCACGTAATAATTGCAATGCACATGATCACCAAGTAACTAGGGGGTTGGGCTGCCTACAAAATCTGTATATCAAGAAAGGGGACGGATCGAGACATTCATGTGCTGTTAAGGAGATGGCTCTGCCTCGGTTTTCATAACCAGTACCCCATCATGCCGCGCGCGCTCTTCGTTTGTTTACCACATTTTCGTACGGCAGGTGCTGCTATGCGTGCAACCATCCTTCTTAATTTGCAGTATGCCTGAAATTCTGAAAAACAAAATTAGGAGAAGATTAGTTTGTTACTGTTTTTCGTACGGATTGAATTACAGTACTGCAAGGCCACTTCGTTTTTCATGTCATATTTTGGCTTGTAATTTTGGTCCGCAGAATATGGATTATATGTCATAAAAAATATATCATCGGAAAGTTCATTGAAATGTGTATCCAATGAAATATTTTTTGTGTCATATAACTCACTTTTTGTTGATAAAATTAATAGTCAAAATTAGACATACAAATAAGAAGTGGCCTTGTACAAGGGGATGAAGGGAGTACTAATGATCTTGGTTAATACTTCCTCCGTcttaaaataagtgtctcaacttaaCTTTGTAGTAGCTTTAATATAAATTTGTACTAAGTTCAAGAcgcttattttgggacggagggagtacttagtTTTGGTACTCCAAATATGTCTTGTGTATTCCTGGCAAAAACAGAAATCTTACGTAAAGAAACGGAGGCCCCCCTTTTCTAGCTTGTACCACGTACCTCCCCCATATCCTCTTCGAACTTCGATGCATGCACTTCTCTAAGCTCTCTTACCTATTAATGTTTCGTAAGTGGTCACCAATCACACCGGTCCTCCATGTTTAGCCTAAGCTCCCCTCCCCTAGCTCTCGAGAGGAAGCTAAAGCTCTCCACCACCTACACTATTCTCCTAGTGATGTTCCTCTTCACTCTCTACATCACCTCATGTGAAGCTCGTCGTCTCCGCGTCAATGGCAAGCACTCAAGCAGCAGCAAGTCTTCCTCGTCATCCCAGGTTAATTTCAGCCATAACACCATTCGGTTAAACATCATAACGTCAACGATTTTGTTCTAACATTGCCCTCCCTTTCTCTATTGTGTTTCTGTAGGATGCGGCAGAGGTTGCTAATGCCCAGAAGAAAACGAGAAGCTCGTTGATGGTTCACGATGCGGGGAAGAAGGCTCGAGCTGCCGGAAGCAGCATCGATCAGCCGACGGGCGCGGGAGCAACATTGATCAATCGATCAGGTGGAATACGAAACACCACGCATGCCGCTAGGGTTTCGCAGCAGCTTCCTCATCGCAAGCACGTGGATGATCAGGGAATTCACCTGGATTATGCTCAGCCTAGAACCCGCACTCCGTATCACAACTGAACATATATACATCGATCACGGATGGGAGCCGTTCATGAGATGACATTTATGTCGTCGTGATCATTTATCTAGTTATATCATGTATATTTCTCCTTGAATCTCACTAGCTAGCTACCAGCAGCTTCAAGCCGTATCTGTGTTTCCGCTATATGTCTAGTGATTTTCTTGCAACTTTAACGACAGAGTTCGCCGTCGATATATATTGAGATAATTTCGGACAAGCTTCAGTTTGGGTGGGTTGTGGTGTTGTAGGCTTGTTGCTAGTTAGCGACAGAATATAGATAGCTCAGAATTTTTTTATAAAGAAGTACTACCTGAAACATCTTAcatttgtttacagagggagtagctcAGATGAGAATGCACATACACGTtcttttttagaaaaggaggacgacccccggcctctgcatctggacgatgcatacggccattttattaattattgaCACAAGACCTTACAGAGTCATATAACAATAAGCCTAAAGCCACCAAACTAAGCAACATCTGTCGCTATCCCTATCCAGTTGATGTAGGGGCGCTGAAAGTCttggcctaataccaaacagacctcgcagccaaacctaacatctaagacttGAGGTCTCAATCAGGACGTCTGCCGGGTATGGGCACCCATCAGTCTGGCGTGCttctcaaccaggacgcctgccgggtatgaggccgccgcagccacttGCCACCAATACATCTTCAGAACTGTACTGCTGCATCAACCTTGCCCAGTCTAACTGCCGCCGATGCCACCACGACATACACGTACCAATTCTGCACTTAATTAGCTTTCTTATTCCCTGGGTCATATATATCTCACGCAGGCCGGTGCATGTACAGCTTGCCCTTTAGTCGCCTTGGTTGACCATTCACAGTAATTCATAGTCAGTGGTATGCTTTGCAGGGGACTCATCTCGTGGATCTAAGGCGACCACCGTGTACACAGCGGGAACACTAGTAACCATGGACTACCCAGTTGCACACGCAGCACCAGCTGTTCGCAACAGGTAGTGCGTGCGTAAAGCAATAAGCAGGGCTTACCTCTTTGATTGAGCTTGCCTTTGAATGAATTTTACATGCATGGATCGGTCAATGTTCGGCCCTTGGCTCATCGACTCCCGATTTTAGCACAATCTTGTACTAGTTATGTATATTTTTTCTTCGAATGTAGTTACGTATATGATTATTATTACGACATGTATGTATGTGTGTGTATGAGTGAATCACAATGTGGCATGTCCTTAGGGTTCTTTAATTAAGTATATGCAATAACATAAGTGTTTTCTTATTTTACGAGAGGAGATGCCACTACGAACAACACTATTCACATAAATCCAAGGGCCCCCGCGCGAAGACCATGTTAGGTTTATCATGGTTCACCAAGGATAGAAGGCCAACCCTTTCTGATACATACTAAACAGAACAAGTCCTAAATACGCATACGAACTGACTGGCTCTGACTATACACACGCACATCGATCACTTGCATGCACTACCCGATTGGCTGTTGCTTGCGATGTTTTACCTGAATCGGCTCGTCGCTTCTTTGTTGAGATCACCTCTGATCAATCAAGGCTCTTGGATTAATCAACATCACAATCTTTTTTGATCTTGATCAATCAACTCTCTAAATTAACCTCTGTTAATTCTTCTTGATCTCTCGTGTGTGGCATTGTCTCATTTTTTTTCCTTGCTCAAGCATCAGAGTCGATTAGCCGAAGAGCCCCATCACTGACCCGTGTGGCCACACCCACCGTTCACTAAGACAGATGCAATCCGAGAGAAGGTATGCATCTACCTATATGTATGTAGAATATGCCCTATGCGAATTTACCACTATTATTGATAACGACTTTTAAATGACTAGCAAAAAAGACCATGCATTGCAACGGGAGGAAAAAAATACCACACACCCCCACCCAATAATCATGAATCAAGACCTCAATAGGTCCACGTCTGTGATACGACATTCCAGTTATGTTGCTGCTTATGCTCCTTCTCATCCTCGTCGATGGTGGCCTCAGTGCTCACACAACCACAACACATTTGAATGTGGTCAAAATCTTAAGGCATCTCTCTCTAGGCATAAGATGAGAAATGTATTTTATTTTTCCTGTGATATTTTGTCGAGGCGCGCATGTGTGGTTATCGATGGTTTCTTTCATCTCCAATCTGGTTATGCTAGGGTTTTCATTTGCAACTCGAATCAGCACTAGTAGGAAAGAAAGACGGGTCATGAGCTATTAATTAAGGTTGCATCATAAATAGCATTTTAAAAATGATTAACAAGTAAAATAACATGGTATCCAGATTCTACACATTTTCTTAATCACATTTAATATATAATATGTTAAAATTAGAGCTACGGTCTAAAAGATATGACTATTTTTTAAAGCAGATTtccataaaaaataaaaaaaagttttTCTATCACTTAAGGTGGATTGTGGGTTGATTAGCAAAAAACTCAAGGAGTTTTCTGCAAAATAGCGTGACGGACCAAGAATATCTATTTCCTTTATTAGTAGGTAGGTACTAgcaaacatgcccgtgcgttgcaactgGTGAAATCAGCCCTCACACGCCCTTACCCACTGAGCATGACTAAAGACCTCACCCTCATGCCCATAACATAATAAACATGACTAATACCTCATCCACAGGTCCACATCTTCCATTTCAATATAACACCAGACACATGTTTCTGCTtgtcatctttgtcgtcctcatCGCCGGTGGTCATAGTACCAGTTTTCACTAAGCAAGGTTGGCCAGGTCCAACAGTTGGATTGTTGAGCTGCCTTCGTGTCTGGCGAAGATCAAGACCGTTGAACAAAGTTTTTTTAATCAGCTAGCTAATATAATAGGGAAAAGCACTGCAATAATATATGTCAGTGTCACCATGTAAACTGAATAGTTTGTGTTAGATAGACCATGAAATTTTAGTTGGACTCCTCATGCATTTTGACGGGCGTCACTGGGTGAGTGAGACTGGTCGTACGTGAAGACTTGACAGAGAAAAAAGATTCCTTCCATATCCTAGTTTAATAAATTGAATTAAAACAATGCATCAGGTGGGCGTATTTCAAAAATTCCCCAAGTTTTATTAATAAGTATAGATTAAAAAAtcatgttttaaaaaatgtttgcttTTTCAAATTTAAAGTTCAAAATATATTTGAGTTTTTAAATTTTTGCAAATTCGAAAAATAATCACAACAGTAGctcctagttttaaaaaatactCAGGTTTAAGAAAAAGAGAAAtatttttcttttgaaaaaaagcAAGTTTAAATTTTTGTTAACAACTTTGCAAATTTTCGTGTTCTAAAATATATTCACTTTAAAAAGAAATCCTCTTAATATCTGGCGCGACTGTGCGCTTAATTTAAAATTTCGCGCGGCTAAATGAACACCAAGTCTCG
The sequence above is a segment of the Aegilops tauschii subsp. strangulata cultivar AL8/78 chromosome 6, Aet v6.0, whole genome shotgun sequence genome. Coding sequences within it:
- the LOC109771510 gene encoding uncharacterized protein; translation: MFSLSSPPLALERKLKLSTTYTILLVMFLFTLYITSCEARRLRVNGKHSSSSKSSSSSQDAAEVANAQKKTRSSLMVHDAGKKARAAGSSIDQPTGAGATLINRSGGIRNTTHAARVSQQLPHRKHVDDQGIHLDYAQPRTRTPYHN